A single genomic interval of Gammaproteobacteria bacterium harbors:
- a CDS encoding aldo/keto reductase — MQRLTLPGTDMTTSQLCLGTNQFGTVLDDERVADILAAYTALGGNFLDTAAAYGDWMSTAPRGASELALGRWLARQRREDWIIATKGCEFDYRADFTLRVSPEHLERDIAGSLERLGIGHIDLYWLHRDDPGQPVQPIIDALIAQQQAGRIRHFGCSNWSPARIRKAQAHAARIGHQGFVACQPMWGLAEPDRTAMHNYAPGGYYEDGYRELHEQGLSMIPYSAQSRGVFSKLAIGVPLAADVAALYGNDANRRKLVVIEMVAARHGVSINEVVLAYLLCQPHPTIPIIGCSNTQQLRDSALACELQLDASELATLRNA; from the coding sequence ATGCAGCGACTGACCCTCCCCGGCACCGACATGACAACGAGCCAACTGTGCCTGGGCACCAACCAGTTCGGTACCGTGCTGGACGACGAGCGCGTGGCCGATATTCTCGCGGCCTACACTGCGCTCGGTGGCAATTTCCTCGATACCGCGGCCGCCTACGGCGACTGGATGAGCACCGCGCCGCGAGGGGCCTCCGAGCTCGCGCTGGGCCGCTGGCTGGCGCGCCAGCGCCGCGAAGACTGGATCATTGCCACCAAGGGCTGCGAGTTCGACTATCGCGCGGACTTCACGCTGCGCGTGAGCCCGGAACATCTCGAGCGCGATATCGCGGGCAGCCTGGAACGCCTCGGCATCGGCCATATCGACCTCTACTGGTTGCACCGCGACGATCCCGGGCAGCCCGTGCAACCCATCATCGATGCGCTGATCGCCCAGCAGCAGGCCGGACGAATCCGCCATTTCGGCTGCTCCAACTGGAGTCCGGCGCGGATCCGCAAGGCGCAGGCCCACGCCGCCAGGATCGGTCACCAGGGCTTCGTGGCCTGCCAGCCGATGTGGGGGCTCGCGGAACCGGATCGCACGGCGATGCACAATTACGCGCCGGGCGGCTATTACGAGGACGGGTACCGCGAATTGCACGAGCAGGGACTCTCCATGATTCCCTACTCGGCACAGAGCCGCGGCGTATTCTCGAAGCTGGCCATCGGCGTGCCGCTGGCGGCCGATGTCGCGGCACTCTATGGCAACGATGCCAACCGCCGGAAACTGGTGGTGATCGAGATGGTGGCGGCGCGCCACGGTGTCTCGATCAACGAAGTGGTACTGGCCTACCTGCTGTGCCAACCGCACCCGACCATTCCGATCATCGGCTGCAGCAACACCCAGCAACTGCGCGACAGCGCGCTCGCCTGCGAGTTGCAGCTCGATGCGAGCGAGCTCGCCACCCTGCGCAATGCCTGA